A genomic stretch from Mesomycoplasma neurolyticum includes:
- a CDS encoding carbohydrate ABC transporter permease, which translates to MYSKKYFILLISPTLIIFTIVLIVPIILGILLSFTNWNQSQLMFDGEWIGFKNYKIALNDSRFINSIWYTTAFSLLSLIMVNILGFAFAYILNKKIFAKNLFRGIFFVPNMIGGLVLGYLWQLIFDRAIFSIFGSSPISSIASRWQALFAMSIIFTWQMAGYVMIIYLAALQNINKSLMEVAKIEGCKPVRRFFMVILPVILPAITIALFLVLNRSFKTFNINFALLGGREGTSLVSYDIYASAFVPSYNQTSAVAQAKSFIFLILVAFISVFQVYISKKFEVQN; encoded by the coding sequence ATGTATAGCAAAAAATATTTTATTTTGCTGATTTCGCCTACTCTTATTATTTTTACTATTGTTTTAATTGTTCCAATTATTTTGGGAATTTTACTTTCTTTCACTAATTGAAATCAAAGTCAATTAATGTTTGATGGGGAATGAATTGGTTTTAAAAATTACAAAATTGCACTTAATGATTCTAGATTTATAAATTCTATATGATATACAACTGCTTTTAGTTTGTTATCACTAATCATGGTCAATATTCTTGGATTTGCTTTCGCATATATTTTAAATAAAAAAATATTTGCAAAAAATTTATTTAGAGGAATATTTTTCGTACCAAATATGATTGGAGGTCTTGTTTTAGGATATTTATGGCAATTAATATTTGATAGAGCAATTTTTAGTATTTTCGGAAGTTCGCCTATTAGTTCAATTGCTAGTAGATGACAAGCGCTTTTTGCAATGTCAATAATTTTTACCTGACAAATGGCTGGTTATGTAATGATAATTTACTTAGCTGCTTTGCAAAATATTAATAAAAGTTTGATGGAAGTAGCTAAAATTGAAGGATGCAAACCAGTTAGAAGATTTTTTATGGTTATCCTACCAGTTATACTTCCAGCAATCACAATTGCTTTATTTTTAGTTTTAAATCGTTCATTTAAAACATTTAATATAAATTTCGCACTTTTAGGAGGAAGAGAAGGAACTTCTCTTGTATCATATGATATCTACGCAAGTGCCTTTGTTCCTTCTTATAATCAAACATCGGCTGTAGCTCAAGCTAAAAGTTTTATTTTTTTAATTTTAGTTGCTTTTATTTCTGTATTTCAAGTTTATATATCTAAAAAATTTGAGGTGCAAAACTAA